The following nucleotide sequence is from Dromaius novaehollandiae isolate bDroNov1 chromosome Z, bDroNov1.hap1, whole genome shotgun sequence.
gtttttcagaCAAGGAAGAAAATCTGCATCACCTCCAAGTATACATGagcagaaatatataaaataaacaataTATTGTCTACTGAATACTTGCAGAGCTTAACTCATAGTTCAACAAGTACCACAAGGCTTCCCAGTGCAGCAGATGAAATAGATGGAGTATCAAATAGCTATTATCCAGAAGATATACAATACACCAAATGCCACCCCTCAGCACAGTGAGAGGCGAAAAGATGATTTAATAGTCACCTATAACTTTAGCAGTCACCAGTAGTAAGTAAGTGCCAGGAGAATGGCACTCACAAGCAGACTGAGCCAAACCCTGATCTAGGTCTTTCCTATTGTTTGATCTTCCTGTGACACGATTTTGCTAACAAGTAACTGGTCTGTTCAGCTACCTTTCCatttactttttgaaaaaataaaatatattcaaaaatgcattttcagctaGAAGTACTGTGGCTGAATGACTCATGCACTCTTGAGCCCTACTCTGGACGCGCACTAAAGGCTAAGCTTTCTTTGTCCAGATTAACTCAACTGAAAATGATATCTGATCATTCAAGCTAGTGTCTCCAAAGAATCAAACATGACAACTGCTTCATCACACTTGAGTTTGCCCTTGATTACAGTATATGCCTCAACTGCACTAGCTGAAGAGTCTAGTCACACCTAGATTCCCGCATTCAAAATAGCCactgttctctgttctttttcactgCATGACTTAAGGTGGGTGTTTTAAGCATATTTGctttaaagaagagaaacaaagtttCCATTCTAAAAAGCCACAAGAACCACTTTCGGGTCCCCTTCTGAGCAAATGAGTCTAATGAGAATGCTAGCATTCTTCCTGATGCTAACATGACATATTAGCAATGCTTTTAAGGATTTTGCCAATTTCAGGAACAGTTGGTAGTTATACCAGCCCCTCCATCACTCAAGAAACACCCCTATATGAGTCTGTTCTCTATCACTGTATTACCTGTATCAATTATGTCATACCTTAGCATTCCTACTgagcagtaaaaacaaaaaaagctaccAGTATCCTGGCTATTCAAGGTACTACCACTACCATCCTTAGCTGATATTTTCCAGAACAATTAATTTCTCTTAACTTTAATGAAAAAAGCTGTTTACTCCTTACCCAATCTAAGCcatagcaaagaagaaaagtgaaaaagtcTAAGGAAGAGTTACAGGGTTTGTGTCCATATTGCTACTAACAGAAATAGAGGAACAGAACTTCTACAGATCTACTTTTATAAAATTACAACATTAAAACTAAAAGTTAGGTCTGAAAATCAACATAAGCAGCAGAAAACACCAGAGATAAAGGAACACAGAATAAGAAGGGAAAGCCTAGGAATATAGGACAACAATAAGGGAAGCTGACTGATATTTAGAAAAGGAACTCTGATTATGCTATAAAACACTTAGGGCAAGAAGAATGGCCTCTTGGGTTAAATGGAAAACACAAAACTGATCAAGAAGTCCTAACACAAACAATAGGCATTATAAGATTACAGTAAGACCACTCCTGAGGAATTTGCTTAGATATAAGCTCAGAAGAAACTCCATCATAGGGTTCAGTATTCATAACACAGAAAGAGCCAAAGGCGCACACAGAGACGAcggaagaatattttaaatgtttgataGTAAGCTTATAGGATGACAAATTTCACAAGACTAATCTTATTGCTTTTACTTCTTTATAGTTCACTCCATCTTAACAAACAGATtgtcaaaaacaaacagaacactTCATAACAAATTGGTATGCAACAGCTGAAATAGAAACTTCAGTTCCAGTCTGCCTTCATCCTCTGAAACAGGCTATAAGCCATTTCAGTACACAGTTAAAACCAGTTGCTGATAATACAGTTTTAAAGTGTATTATATGTAGGGTTTGGGTAACAGGAACTTTTCTTATTTTATGCATATGGTATGAAATGCATTTCTACATAATGGTACAACAGAagaatgagagggaaaaaagcagacAGTGATGAAGCCTTTAAGTTTCAAGAAGTCAAAATTCATAAGGAACATGCTACTTATAAAGACTGAAGTACTCTTAATATTAAGAATGTCAATTTGAAAGCCATGCCGAATGCACTGCAGACATCATCTGAGCTGTTACACAGCAATGTACGTAGTAGCATACATTGGAAGCAACGTCGGTACTGCATGTAGGGCCATGCTCTTGCATAACACACATTACCATTTTCTAAGATGacacaaaatgaagaaataactCACTGCTACTGCACTGAACCTGCCTTTGATTCTGGGAAGAAGCTGCTTTCCTGTAAGGCCTCAACTGCTGTTCTTCAAAACCCTGTAGGAAGAAAATAGTCACCTTTAATGAAAGGACAgtgcttgcttttttcatttctgcaaaaCACAAGTTCTATCAACAAACTGTGCTGCTTAATGCGTCACTTCTTCTGATGCCTTCCCATCTTATCCAGACTGAAAATTGTTTCAATGAGAAATGACAAAATAGCTCCATGGAACCAGGTaacagctcttctttttttctgtagtcaaagaaaatactttgacagcactgaacaacaaaaaaaataatggTGAGttccccttacccttggtggCCTAAAGAAATCAGCACATGagcataaaaaaaatacatgagcaGAAAAGCAATGCTGCACCAGTGATAAACAGACCTGATActtcaaattaaaatgcaaacgATGATAGCAGGAGCAGATAAAAACAGCTAAAAGATGCCAGGAGGGGCATCGCACAGCGCAGTCCAACTGCACGATTCCTTCGTCCCCGACACGAAAAACCTGAGCAGCTCCTACCTCCAGCCCATTTCCCGGCCTCAGCCAAAGTCGCTTTCTCCCTTTCACCGCCGCTCTCCGCggcctgcccgccgcccgccccgggagcCCGCCCGGGCCCAGCACCaaccggctccgcgccgcgccctCTCGCCCGCCCGCGCACGCCGAGGCACGCGGGAGCCCGCCAGCCCCGCCACGGCGACGGGTCGCAGCCGCGGCTCGGGGCCCCGCGCGCtctcgggccccgccgccgccgccgccgccgccaccgccaccgcccccgtccccgtcccggcagctcggccgcgccgcgggccggcgcagggccgcggcggcgggaggcgacGCGGCTCACCCACCGTTCGGCTCGCGTCGCCGCGCGCGGAGCGGGCCTGGCGCGCGCGACCCCCGCCTATTCCGAAGCTCGCGCCACGAGCCGGGACcagctgctgccgctgcagcACCCCGCCTCCCCCGGCGCGCCGCCGCTGACGTCATCGCCCCCGCGACACGCGACTGACGCTCCCCGCGGCGCGTGCGGACGCTCTCGGGGCCGTCGGGCAGCGGGACGAGCGGGCCCGGCGCGCCCTCTCTCGCGCATGCGCCTGCCGCCGCTGGGGCAGAGACTCGCTGTGGCCTGGGCGGGAAAGGGGCGGGGCTGCTGGCACGCGGCAGCGCGTGACGCCTGCGGCTgtcgagcggcggcggggcgggcgggggtgTTGCGGTCCCGAGCTAACGCCTGCCCGCGGGGGGCAGTTTGGAGGGGTAAACGATTGAAAGTAATGGCGGGCGATGAGAACTTTTGACAGAGTTTTACTCACGTATTACCTCGTTTGCTGAACCGTCATAGCTGGACAAGGGAGAATGGTGTAGAGAGGCTGTAGTACAAATGTGTCTTATGTTTATATAACAACTTATActgaatctgaaaatatttcaggTGTCTAATGTTAGATAACTagatgttttgtttgctttggggaataacaaacactgaaaaagtaCCTGATGGAATCTGTATGTCAAACTCTGGTATCTGTAGGTAGTACAACTGAATAAGGAGTTGGAGCTACTGTATGGAAGTGTAGCCCCTACAGGTCTTCCCCCTGGCTATTTCaattttcaccttttcttcctccatttttccagGGTTCTACTCATGCACAACAACCTGGAATGGATATTGTTCTGGGTTAATTACCGCACTGGCTGTTTAAACATTGTTTTATTGCCATGTAATTGGCTCCCCCTTACTGTTCCGTGCACCAAATAATGTGCAATTAGCTAGGAAAACGTTCTTTATCATGTTAGGAGTATGTATATTCCCATACataagagaaaagaggaaataatttaTAGCAACACTAACACACACATTCTCAAATAGCTCATAAGTGGCTGACACTCTTCATACTCTGATCCAAATGGTCATATGAACAACTTAATAATGCTGTATTGGCACTGTTCTGTGCCATATGCCAGGTGTTACAGGTGTACCAAGATACCTCGGTAACCTATCAAGAAAATGatgatttgatttcttttatttgACTGTTCAAACGATTTGTAGAAATGCGGAATTGATCCTGACAGTTCACTGCTGGTGTCATCGCTAGCTGTGTGCCCTGAGTAGAAATCAGCAGAGCAGTCTCTTTGGCAAAGTCAAACTCAGTGAAACAACTCATGTAACCATCAGGAAATATTGACATCATACTGAAATTTGCCAACAGACAACAGCACAAGTAGAGCTAGACCAGCAGCTATTACAGATACAGGCAGTGATGTGGCTTTCCCAGTGGCATCCCCCCACTCCGTTTTCAGAGCAATTGACAGTTCCAGTAAAATCACACACGAACCCTGTCAGCTTAACTGGTGGTTGACCAACAGCCAGCAGGATTTGAGCCACTGATCAAATGTTAAAATATACCTACATTTTAGGTATATTTGAAGATTAGGttaaattttaagatttattattaatttaagaGAAGGGGGAAATGACTTGGAGCAAGAGAAACTGCTTTTCCTAAGGGGTACTTCTGTCTGGAAAGCGACCTATAATGCTAATTTTTGTCAATTAAACCAATGCTTTGCTAAACCGTGCTGTTTCAGGGGTTACTTGGCTTGGCTCTTTCTAATAACCCCGTTGAAGAGTCCATTCTTGAGACAGCTCGGGATAAAAGATACCAGATGCTACGTGCTACCGTTTAGCCTTACGGTTAGGCTTTTTTAACCTTCAAAGACAGCACTACTGCAGAGTACGTCTCAGGGAGCGCCCCCGGCAGCCGGGATCAGAAGTGCTGGCGGGACGCGGCAGAGCTGGCGCAAAGGGCCaccccggcccctcgccgccccctCCGGCCGCGTCTCTCCATTCCCCGCCCAGCCACCGCGGCTCCGCGAAGAGGGCGCGGCCCCTTCCCAGGCCCCGCCTCCCGGTGACGCGCAATCCCGGCGCCAGCAAGTCCCGCCGCGGTGCtccctgggagctgtagtccccgGGGCCCACGGCGGGAGGCGGTCGCGTGCGTGGCGGCCCGGCGCTCGCCATGCCCAAAGCGCGGGCGGAGAAGCCGTCTCGGCaggagcgccgcggcggcggcggcggcaccggtgAGTGCGGGGCGGCTCCCGCCGCAGCgctgggctgggccctgcctcGTGTctcggctgcggcggcggcggccccggggccgggctgcggcctggccccgccgccggcgggaCCGCGGGCCGGGAGGCGGCCGGCGCGGGTCCGGGAGCGGGTCCGGGAGCGGGTCCGGGAGCGGGTCCGGGAGCGGGTCCGGGAGCGGCTCTTCCCAGCTGGGCACGGGCGGTGAGAGAAGCGTGAATGGCTGCTATAGCTGTATAAACCCTTACTGCTTTATATAAAAGTTTCTTGCTAAGTTTCCGCTCGATGTATTTTCACCGTCAGTAACTCTAGTGCTCTGGTTGTCCTTCACCGCAGGAATTCTGTTCAACACCGGAGCTGGCCAGCACATCCTGAAAAACCCCCTCATCGTCAACAGCATCATCGAGAAGGTCGGTGACTGCTGCCCTCGTGACCACAGCTATAGCAGTAGTGTGATTttggactttattttttaaacaagtgcTCCCATGTGGTCTGAAATACTACTTCAAACTTTAACAAGGGAAAGCAAGGTTTAAGAAATCACTATGTAGTTTTACAGCTCAGTGTCACACATTCGTTTTGAAGAATCTGAATAGTTAGTCTTTGTCAGTTGTTGTTATGTGACAGCTGACCTTGAGCTTTGAAAATAATATTGAGGCATTCAAAAGATTAACATATTGGTGATGGGGAAAGGCCTGCTCCTTTGAATATGCACACAATAATTGCCATCCCTAGAGCTGAGAACTTTATTCAGCATGCTGCTGTGAAACCAGGTGAGTGAATGAAATGATTGACTTGAGAGCAGGTTTCTAGGTTGTCAAGTGGATGCCATTCCTTTATACTGTAGAATATTGGCTTCCTGTACAGCTTGCACagtaaaaaattgaaattttatttggaaaacacACCTTAATGCATTGTTCTGTTCCCTGAATCAGTGTCCTTTTTATGGTTTTGAAGGGACCTTCCTTCTATACTATAGTTCTTACAttgttgcattttttaaaatgaggctatttgtttatttttctgtgttcagcCCAGGATACTCTTGTTTTCACTGTTTCCCTCTTCTAAATGACATTTTTGCACCACTGTTAGCTGAATTTAGCCTTTTATTGAGCTGCAtgtatgtttcattttaaaattaaatgattgCTTGGAATCAGTTTTAGAAAAATAGTGAAATGCCATTTGTTCCTAGGCTGCGTTACGACGTACAGATGTCATTCTGGAAGTAGGCCCTGGAACCGGTAACCTGACAGTGAAAATGTTAGAGAAAGTAAAAAAAGTAAGTGTGATCTCCCCACTGCCCATGCCtccacacaccccccccccccgacataCCAAAACAACGGTATGGCTTAGGCTATAACCAGACAGGAGGCTATTCTGTGAACTGATTCAAAGAAGCAGAATCACTTTacgtattttttttcttaaaacttacaTAATTCCAAGGAATTTTTGACCGTGTTCATGTAAATAATATATTGTTTTGTCAAACTGTATTGCTGTTATCTATTTACATGATAAGCCTTTTATGTGTTGTGATAGGAAAAAGTGCATAGCATAACAGGAAATACGTaagaattatttaattttttagcaATAGTTATCTATAGTTTCTTACAACTGAAGTTCTAATCCCAGTTAGAAGGAGTTGATGTAGAAAATTGCAAATAtatgctgtgcttttcaggttattGCTTGTGAAATTGACCCTAGACTTGTGGGTGAACTTCAGAAGAGAGTCCAGGGCACGTAAGTACCAACAGTGGAAATAGCGCTTAAAGCAGTGGAACTGCCTTGGCAAAAACTTCAGCAACATGCCTATTGGAAGATAACTACTGTGTATTTTCCCCACAGGTGTCTAGCAAACAAACTTGAAATCAAGGTTGGAGATGTGTTGAAAACAGATTTACCATTCTTTGATGCGTGTGTAGCTAACTTGCCTTATCAGGTATGGACAAAACAATCTGagcgtggctttttttttttttttaatgataattgcTCAGAAGGCATACTAATGATATTATTCTTTTCCTCAGATTTCTTCACCCTTCGTTTTCAAATTGTTGCTTCATAGACCTTTCTTCAGGTATGTGGAAGAATAGATCTCTGGCCTTTCTAACTGAAAAGATTAATTTTACATATAATCCCACCAGATTATTTACTTCATAGAATACCAGTTCGGTGTATCAGATCCACACCGAAAGTTTTGTATAATATGTAAGTTGCCAACACCTGGAAACTGGTATTTATTGAAGTATTGAGAAAATTTATTCTTTGCATTAGCGAGTTGTCCAACTGATGAAAATAGGGTAAACAGGGCATGTAGCATTTCAAATGCCTTTCTACCTTAGGAAGTAAGGGTGGTAAAGTTGAAGCTAAGATAGTTTGTATTGTCTaatctattaaaaatataattggCTATGTACTTCTGTGTGTAGTTCAGTATGTCAGCAGTTCTTGATTTTTCTCATTGAACTGCTAATTTTACTGATCGTACCGAGGTGATTAAGGCAGAGTGTGCATGTATGTCAGACTTTTACTGCTTGTAAGTGTTGAGGGGAAAGCTGTGTTTAGTTGGCTTTTGACTTAAAAGCTGAGAAGACTTAGAATTCATTTGCTCATTTCTGTAATTCTCAGGTGTGCAATACTTATGTTTCAAAGGGAATTTGCACTTCGTTTGGTTGCAAAACCAGGGACTAAACTATACTGCAGACTCTCTATTAATACTCAGTTATTAGCTCGTGTGGACCATCTGATGAAGGTACGTCATTCTGTGTTAGCTACCGCTTATCAAAGAGAGAAGAATGTTGTTTTTAAGAATGTGAGGATTTACTGCTAACTTATACAGGTGCCTGACTTCTCCTGACTAACAGGTTGGCAAGAACAACTTCAGGCCCCCTCCTAAAGTTGAATCCAGTGTTGTCAGAATAGAGCCAAAGAACCCACCACCGCCTATCAATTTTCAGGTGACTATTATATACTCTACTACTACTGCTGTTACTAGATATGGTTATTacttaattttcatttcatttcttagtCAATTCCACATGCTGTCTTCACACTAGTTTACTAAGTACCAGCTATCCATTGGCATTTATGGAATTCCAAAATACTtatccctccccgcccccgcttCATCAGGTTTGCATTAGGACATTACTTGAAGAATGTGCCACCATCAACTCAGGTGCAGCTTTTCTTACAACACTTCAAAGACTGAGGTATCATCTCCATGTCAATTGGGGAGTTGCTAGTAATAATGTCCTTTTCATTCCCCTTTATTAACTCCAAGAGACTGTTCTGTCCGATGATGTGATTGTTGCTTATGACCAAAAGAGTGTCTACGAGAACTCTCATCTTCAGATGATTGTGTATAGTCTCAGAAGACAGAAGTTACATGATAgtcttcttaatttttaaaatgctttgatcTTCAAGACCAGATCAACCTAGCCCAGAATTAGTCAGATTTTCTTCAACTACTTGCCTTCTGAGCAAGTAAGATCTGTCCGATAGGCCCATCCACAAAAAAGAACAATTCAAATGTTTTTGTGGGTGATGTGCAAAGCAATATATgtagaggagaaaataaaaagattggttagaaagatattttcctgaaaagattattt
It contains:
- the LOC135324990 gene encoding probable dimethyladenosine transferase encodes the protein MPKARAEKPSRQERRGGGGGTGILFNTGAGQHILKNPLIVNSIIEKAALRRTDVILEVGPGTGNLTVKMLEKVKKVIACEIDPRLVGELQKRVQGTCLANKLEIKVGDVLKTDLPFFDACVANLPYQISSPFVFKLLLHRPFFRCAILMFQREFALRLVAKPGTKLYCRLSINTQLLARVDHLMKVGKNNFRPPPKVESSVVRIEPKNPPPPINFQEWDGLVRIAFVRKNKTLSAAFKSSAVEQLLDHNYRIHCSLHNTEIPENFKIAEKIQTVLKNTGYSEKRARSMDIDDFIRLLHGFNSEGIHFS